A single genomic interval of Aureibacillus halotolerans harbors:
- a CDS encoding ROK family transcriptional regulator: MSTNTTKPLGSFERMKSMNRSTVLNTIRLHAPLSRADIAKSTQLTPPTVGNLVKELLAERFVRETNIGPSSGGRKPTMLELDPTYHCCIGLDISSTTIKGVLCTLLGDCLHTAKQPLPSNCTTEELLQTAYTVTDLLLEKKQVDQKLHGIGIAMHGLVDVEQGISLFAPNLGLHNIQIRERFQIRYDTNVMIDNDARAMALGESWFGQGKTADSSVLINIGRGVGAGIVLQQRLQYGADDVSGEIGHMVISEDGPLCSCGQRGCLQAYISGPAIASIAESQLDDNASSPLRSQKKPLTGLDVYTAYQKGDALAEAVFVQAGKRLGIALVNIIHTLNPSLIILGGGVSLAGNILLPPAIDIVKRRGLTQKAKETTIVLSTLKEKAASIGAVTLLLESLFQERF, translated from the coding sequence ATGTCGACAAACACGACAAAACCATTAGGAAGTTTTGAACGCATGAAATCGATGAATCGATCGACTGTATTGAACACGATACGCTTACATGCTCCTCTCTCTCGAGCAGATATTGCGAAATCGACACAGCTTACCCCGCCTACGGTCGGTAATCTTGTAAAAGAGCTTCTCGCTGAACGTTTTGTCCGCGAAACCAATATTGGTCCATCGAGTGGCGGACGCAAACCGACAATGCTTGAACTGGACCCAACCTATCATTGTTGTATAGGACTTGATATTAGCTCAACGACAATAAAAGGCGTATTATGTACACTCTTAGGGGATTGCTTACATACTGCAAAACAGCCTCTTCCCTCAAATTGCACGACTGAGGAGCTACTGCAAACAGCGTATACTGTGACGGACCTCCTTTTGGAAAAAAAGCAGGTCGATCAAAAGCTTCATGGCATTGGGATCGCTATGCATGGACTTGTAGATGTGGAGCAAGGGATCTCTTTGTTTGCACCAAACTTAGGGTTACATAACATCCAAATTAGAGAGCGCTTTCAAATTCGGTATGATACGAATGTCATGATTGATAATGATGCCCGAGCAATGGCTCTAGGGGAATCCTGGTTTGGTCAAGGGAAAACGGCAGATTCTTCTGTTCTAATCAATATAGGCAGAGGGGTTGGAGCAGGAATTGTTCTCCAACAACGTCTACAGTATGGCGCTGATGACGTCAGTGGTGAAATTGGCCATATGGTCATCTCTGAAGATGGCCCATTGTGCAGCTGTGGGCAGCGGGGGTGCCTACAGGCGTATATATCAGGACCAGCGATCGCCTCCATTGCAGAGAGCCAGCTGGATGACAATGCATCGTCCCCGCTTCGCTCTCAAAAGAAGCCGCTTACTGGGCTCGATGTGTATACGGCTTATCAGAAAGGAGATGCCCTAGCAGAAGCCGTTTTTGTCCAAGCAGGCAAACGGCTAGGTATCGCTCTTGTCAACATCATACACACATTAAACCCTTCGTTAATTATTCTAGGTGGAGGTGTGTCGTTAGCGGGGAACATTTTATTGCCACCCGCCATAGACATCGTCAAGCGTAGAGGGTTGACGCAAAAAGCTAAAGAGACGACCATCGTGTTGTCTACCCTCAAAGAAAAAGCTGCAAGCATCGGTGCTGTCACACTGTTGTTAGAATCCCTTTTTCAGGAAAGATTTTGA
- a CDS encoding NAD(P)-dependent oxidoreductase — translation MKLNIAFIGTGVMGRGMASQLLSQGHQVSIYTRTKTKAASLIEKGAEWKETIKACVKDVDAVITMVGYPDDVDDVYRGKQGLFRYAPKGSLLIDMTTSSPTLAKALYKEAAELKFRLLDAPVSGGDIGAKNGTLSIMVGGQAADVQAAMPILECMGEKIIHQGVAGAGQTTKMANQIAIASNMMGVVEALRFAEASGLDTSNVLKSIETGAAGSWSLSNLGPRMLKGDTAPGFYVEHFLKDLRIALEEAKKLDLPTPGLEQATSLYEGMLENGMGQLGTQALYAYYQNLS, via the coding sequence ATAAAATTGAATATTGCATTCATCGGTACAGGGGTTATGGGCAGGGGAATGGCAAGCCAATTGCTTAGCCAGGGGCACCAGGTGTCCATTTATACACGCACAAAAACGAAAGCGGCTTCACTTATTGAAAAAGGAGCCGAATGGAAAGAAACGATAAAAGCCTGTGTCAAGGATGTTGACGCGGTCATAACGATGGTCGGCTATCCTGATGATGTGGATGATGTTTACAGAGGCAAACAGGGCCTTTTTCGATATGCGCCTAAGGGAAGTCTCTTAATTGATATGACGACGTCTTCTCCAACACTTGCTAAGGCATTGTATAAAGAGGCAGCAGAATTAAAATTTCGCTTGCTGGATGCGCCCGTTTCAGGTGGTGATATTGGTGCGAAAAATGGCACGCTGTCGATCATGGTTGGAGGGCAAGCAGCAGATGTCCAAGCTGCCATGCCCATTCTCGAGTGTATGGGGGAGAAAATCATACATCAAGGAGTTGCGGGAGCAGGGCAGACGACGAAAATGGCTAACCAGATTGCCATTGCTTCAAATATGATGGGTGTGGTTGAAGCCTTAAGGTTTGCTGAAGCATCTGGTCTAGATACTTCCAATGTGCTTAAGAGCATAGAAACAGGCGCCGCTGGTAGCTGGTCTTTAAGCAATCTTGGTCCAAGAATGCTCAAAGGCGATACCGCCCCTGGGTTTTACGTGGAGCATTTCCTAAAGGACTTACGGATCGCCTTAGAGGAAGCAAAAAAACTTGATTTGCCAACTCCAGGTCTTGAGCAAGCGACATCATTGTACGAGGGCATGCTTGAGAATGGCATGGGACAACTTGGTACCCAGGCATTGTATGCGTATTATCAAAATCTTTCCTGA
- a CDS encoding GNAT family N-acetyltransferase translates to MIRVATLSDLSAITVLKLKMFKEVGKEHMLRDDFLQVVENTYKELYDAGRATHFVIEQEHTIVACAGAFIKEDIPYCFYKEAQYGFIGDVYVEHEFRNQGYARMLTNEVIAWLSLKEINTVRLLASDQAKMLYKSIGFKETDEMILQR, encoded by the coding sequence TTGATACGGGTTGCCACATTATCAGATCTTTCAGCCATAACAGTACTGAAACTAAAGATGTTTAAAGAGGTTGGAAAAGAACATATGCTAAGAGACGATTTCCTTCAGGTCGTTGAGAACACATACAAAGAGTTATATGATGCAGGAAGAGCTACTCATTTCGTCATCGAGCAAGAGCATACCATTGTGGCATGTGCTGGGGCTTTTATTAAAGAGGATATACCTTATTGCTTTTATAAAGAAGCACAGTATGGATTTATCGGTGATGTCTATGTAGAGCATGAATTTAGAAATCAAGGCTATGCAAGAATGTTAACAAACGAAGTAATCGCTTGGTTGTCTTTAAAAGAAATCAACACTGTCCGCCTGTTAGCAAGTGACCAAGCAAAAATGCTATACAAATCGATAGGGTTTAAAGAAACAGACGAGATGATTTTACAGCGATAG
- a CDS encoding YpjP family protein — MKLWMRKTFVVLVTMATFGTVAPPGIASENDESNGDVPKRPHYVKATEKTDVHRFADSQSVVFFPDPLDWQETASSINQRDELIETFVSYATTHATNVSVEKFGDDIQAKVGAPFQQEVVPGLRLVFETFANGMDDQSIKNLLFTSVPAGGTGEKIFHLYHGETGEDLFRFHVRRDHPPKEGYFFNFHYHTHHDDFQAHYEVASIPWGYNTPPAWNV; from the coding sequence ATGAAGCTATGGATGAGAAAAACGTTTGTCGTTCTTGTGACGATGGCAACGTTTGGTACGGTTGCACCACCTGGCATTGCCAGTGAAAATGATGAATCAAACGGGGATGTGCCAAAACGCCCGCATTATGTGAAAGCGACTGAAAAAACAGATGTGCATCGCTTTGCCGACTCCCAATCCGTTGTTTTTTTCCCTGACCCACTGGATTGGCAGGAAACCGCATCTAGCATTAACCAACGAGATGAATTGATTGAAACATTTGTTTCATATGCGACCACTCACGCCACAAATGTTTCCGTTGAGAAATTTGGCGACGATATTCAAGCCAAAGTGGGAGCTCCTTTTCAGCAAGAAGTTGTTCCAGGTTTGCGGCTTGTCTTTGAAACCTTCGCAAACGGCATGGATGATCAGAGCATTAAAAACTTGTTATTCACGAGTGTTCCTGCGGGAGGCACAGGTGAAAAAATCTTTCACTTGTACCATGGAGAAACAGGCGAAGACCTATTTCGGTTCCATGTGAGAAGAGACCACCCACCAAAAGAAGGCTATTTCTTTAATTTTCATTACCATACCCACCATGACGACTTCCAAGCACATTATGAAGTTGCGTCTATTCCATGGGGGTATAACACCCCGCCAGCTTGGAATGTGTGA
- a CDS encoding phosphodiester glycosidase family protein → MGRKLHIWSLFTIAPIAGFLVYLFWQSPEETIAWNQYLTMETETVSAASTSVLNAVEETNTNIGIFEKTLANVNKAIAKEKTYYTQQQEKIASLTTTSQAQMTTSDKVLEQILSNLLGDPISQKSGDRSTIKVYSLQGAGYQGYMAKVSIHSSNALHVSLAHDKVKSSGETTSAAAKRKGATLAVNAGGFWHTGDGDIAPLGITVIDGQIVTMYDDAKKLSVVGFNKQGHLVGGNFTTQAEIKQNNILQAASFTPTLLANGQKLAIPAKWSGQREPRTIIGNFSNGDLLFIVIDGRQAGYSSGVTLEEVQDKLLSFQVKDAFTLDGGGSSSFYYNGKVLNRPSGGQERKVSSHILIYP, encoded by the coding sequence ATGGGTAGGAAGTTGCATATTTGGTCCTTGTTTACGATCGCACCGATTGCTGGTTTTCTCGTCTATCTATTTTGGCAGTCTCCCGAGGAAACGATTGCTTGGAATCAGTACTTAACAATGGAAACCGAAACAGTGTCGGCAGCAAGTACTTCTGTGTTAAACGCAGTGGAAGAGACCAACACAAACATAGGAATCTTTGAAAAGACACTCGCGAACGTGAATAAAGCCATTGCAAAAGAGAAAACGTATTACACGCAACAACAAGAAAAAATCGCTAGTTTAACAACAACAAGTCAGGCGCAAATGACGACATCCGATAAAGTGCTTGAGCAAATTCTTTCCAATTTGCTTGGCGATCCGATTTCGCAAAAAAGTGGTGACCGGTCTACCATTAAAGTGTATTCACTTCAAGGTGCTGGATATCAAGGCTATATGGCGAAGGTGAGTATTCATTCAAGCAACGCGTTACACGTATCACTTGCTCACGATAAAGTAAAAAGTAGTGGCGAAACAACAAGTGCCGCTGCCAAGCGAAAAGGGGCCACTCTCGCTGTGAACGCAGGGGGTTTTTGGCACACGGGCGACGGTGATATTGCACCTCTAGGAATTACCGTCATTGATGGACAGATTGTCACAATGTATGACGATGCAAAAAAACTCTCCGTTGTCGGGTTTAACAAACAAGGGCATTTGGTTGGTGGGAACTTTACAACCCAAGCCGAAATTAAGCAGAACAACATTCTTCAAGCGGCGAGCTTTACCCCCACATTGCTCGCTAATGGACAAAAACTAGCTATCCCTGCCAAATGGTCCGGCCAACGTGAGCCAAGAACCATCATAGGGAACTTCTCAAATGGAGACCTGCTTTTTATCGTTATAGATGGAAGGCAAGCCGGGTACAGCAGTGGTGTTACTCTAGAAGAGGTTCAGGATAAGCTGCTCAGCTTTCAGGTGAAGGATGCCTTTACTCTTGATGGAGGGGGTTCAAGTTCCTTTTATTACAATGGGAAAGTATTAAATCGACCTTCTGGTGGACAAGAACGTAAAGTATCAAGTCATATTCTTATTTACCCGTAA
- a CDS encoding SRPBCC family protein produces the protein MSIQFETKETFHVPKEKLYQGLLDLDSAQHWMQGLVRIERLDEGPVKVGSRWKETRKMMGQEATEVVKVTGLEHNQIHLYVDGSKGTSGKGEHFYTYSIKELGNSTEVTLRGEIKGMTGIAKLLSKLMAGTFRKICAKDLDGLKNYLEK, from the coding sequence ATGAGTATCCAATTTGAAACGAAAGAAACCTTTCATGTTCCGAAAGAAAAACTATATCAAGGCTTGTTGGATTTGGATTCAGCACAGCATTGGATGCAAGGGCTAGTTCGAATAGAGCGGTTGGATGAAGGCCCTGTGAAAGTTGGAAGTAGATGGAAAGAAACAAGGAAAATGATGGGGCAGGAAGCAACGGAAGTAGTTAAAGTAACGGGTCTGGAGCATAATCAAATTCACCTTTACGTAGATGGTTCAAAAGGGACAAGCGGTAAAGGGGAACATTTCTATACGTATTCAATTAAAGAATTAGGTAATTCTACAGAGGTTACTTTACGCGGTGAAATTAAAGGGATGACTGGGATTGCAAAACTGCTTAGTAAACTAATGGCAGGCACATTCCGAAAAATTTGTGCAAAAGATTTGGATGGGTTGAAGAATTATTTGGAGAAATAG
- a CDS encoding BrxA/BrxB family bacilliredoxin, translating to MSSAYEEHMRQLVVPMRRELTSEGFEELTTAENVDQFIETLSDEDTSLVIVNSVCGCAAGLARPAAVHAVKQDGAPNKLVTVFAGQDKEATAKMREYFGEIPPSSPSMAILKGKSVHHFIHRHEIEGAEPQEIYDQLLQAFQTVKNA from the coding sequence ATGTCTTCTGCATATGAGGAGCACATGCGTCAGCTCGTTGTACCAATGCGTAGAGAGCTGACAAGTGAAGGATTTGAAGAACTGACTACAGCTGAAAACGTCGATCAGTTTATTGAGACACTTAGCGATGAGGATACATCTCTTGTCATTGTTAATTCTGTTTGTGGTTGTGCGGCAGGTCTCGCCAGACCAGCTGCCGTGCATGCGGTTAAACAAGATGGAGCACCAAACAAGCTTGTGACAGTGTTTGCTGGACAAGACAAAGAGGCGACTGCCAAAATGCGTGAGTATTTTGGAGAAATTCCTCCTTCTTCCCCATCAATGGCCATCCTTAAAGGAAAAAGTGTTCATCACTTTATTCACCGCCATGAAATTGAAGGCGCAGAACCTCAAGAGATTTATGACCAGCTGCTTCAAGCTTTTCAAACGGTTAAAAACGCATAA
- the ilvD gene encoding dihydroxy-acid dehydratase: MTQEKDLRIKSKVISEGGANRVPNRAMLRAVGFSDEDFKKPMVGVASTWSEVTPCNVHIDELARRTKKGASDAGGKPMIFNTITIADGISMGTEGMRFSLPSREVIADSIETVVGGESLDAFVAIGGCDKNMPGCMIAIGRTQVPAVFVYGGTIAPGRLDGKNLDIVSAFEGVGQHNAGKIDDEELHKIECHSCPGAGSCGGMYTANTMASAIEAMGMSLPGSSSNPAISEAKKKDCEEAGVAVVNLLKLGIYPKDIMTKEAFENAITVVMALGGSTNAILHLMAMAHSIDVDLQLEDFERLQKKVPHIADLRPSGQYVMQDLHEAGGVQAVMKLLHENGFLHGDCMTVTGKTIAENLAEAPSLQEGQKVITALDAPKRKDGPLVILRGNLAEEGAVAKVSGLKVTKLTGPAKVFDTEEEATQAVLNDEIKAGDVLVIRYEGPRGGPGMPEMLSLSAILVGKGLGENVALLTDGRFSGGTHGLVIGHIAPEAQVGGNIALLQDNDLVTVDSEKQEISMDVSDEELAKRRAAWTAPPLKVKRGILAKYSRTVSSSAKGAVTDLFED; this comes from the coding sequence ATGACACAAGAAAAAGATTTGCGCATCAAGAGTAAAGTCATCAGTGAAGGTGGGGCGAACCGTGTACCGAACCGTGCGATGCTTCGTGCTGTAGGATTTTCTGATGAAGACTTTAAGAAACCAATGGTAGGTGTAGCCAGTACGTGGAGTGAAGTGACGCCATGTAACGTTCACATCGATGAGTTGGCTAGACGAACCAAAAAAGGGGCTTCCGACGCTGGCGGAAAACCGATGATTTTTAACACCATTACGATTGCGGACGGGATTTCAATGGGTACGGAAGGCATGCGTTTTTCTTTGCCAAGTCGTGAAGTGATTGCTGACTCGATTGAAACAGTTGTTGGCGGGGAAAGCCTCGATGCCTTTGTTGCGATTGGTGGCTGTGATAAAAACATGCCAGGCTGTATGATTGCCATTGGTCGGACCCAAGTTCCTGCTGTGTTTGTATACGGAGGGACGATTGCTCCAGGACGTCTGGATGGAAAAAACCTTGATATCGTAAGTGCCTTTGAAGGCGTGGGGCAACATAACGCTGGGAAAATAGACGATGAAGAGCTCCATAAGATTGAATGTCATTCGTGTCCTGGTGCGGGTAGCTGCGGCGGCATGTATACGGCAAATACGATGGCGTCTGCTATTGAAGCAATGGGCATGAGCTTGCCTGGCAGCTCCTCCAACCCTGCTATTTCTGAAGCGAAGAAAAAGGATTGTGAAGAAGCTGGCGTGGCTGTTGTCAACTTACTTAAACTAGGTATTTATCCAAAGGATATTATGACAAAAGAAGCTTTTGAAAATGCGATTACAGTGGTCATGGCGCTTGGCGGTTCAACAAATGCCATTCTTCATCTCATGGCGATGGCTCATTCCATTGACGTTGATCTACAGCTAGAGGATTTTGAACGCTTGCAAAAGAAAGTGCCTCACATTGCCGATCTTCGTCCTAGTGGTCAGTATGTGATGCAAGATCTGCACGAGGCTGGTGGCGTACAAGCAGTGATGAAGCTTTTGCATGAGAATGGCTTTTTGCATGGCGATTGCATGACCGTTACAGGCAAAACAATTGCTGAAAACTTGGCAGAAGCACCATCTTTACAAGAAGGTCAAAAGGTCATTACGGCTTTGGATGCGCCAAAACGTAAGGATGGTCCACTTGTCATCCTTCGTGGAAACCTGGCAGAAGAAGGCGCCGTTGCAAAAGTATCAGGCTTGAAGGTCACAAAGCTTACTGGACCTGCAAAAGTATTTGATACTGAAGAAGAAGCAACGCAAGCCGTGTTAAACGATGAAATTAAAGCTGGGGATGTCCTTGTTATTCGTTATGAGGGACCTCGTGGGGGACCAGGGATGCCGGAAATGCTTTCGCTTTCTGCAATCCTCGTCGGAAAAGGCCTTGGCGAAAATGTTGCTCTCTTAACAGACGGTCGTTTCTCAGGAGGAACACATGGTCTTGTTATTGGACACATCGCTCCAGAAGCACAGGTCGGAGGCAACATCGCACTTCTTCAAGACAATGATCTCGTAACGGTTGACAGTGAGAAGCAAGAAATATCAATGGATGTCAGTGATGAAGAATTGGCAAAACGTCGTGCGGCATGGACGGCGCCACCACTCAAGGTGAAACGAGGCATTCTCGCAAAGTATTCTCGTACAGTGTCCTCTTCGGCTAAAGGTGCCGTAACTGATTTATTTGAGGACTAA
- a CDS encoding conserved virulence factor C family protein yields MHIVSIEPTPSPHTMKITLSVGLGNGKSEHYKKEDVDDAPVWLQPILSIEGVKAVYHVADFLALDRVPSYDWKPVLAKVRALFGEEDEEHAVTEVKETFGEVRVHVQKFSGIPMQLKLSDGETEQRIALPQAFTDAVMQAQMDQENVVFERSWEEYGVRYGALEDVGATLVEELVALYPNERLKALQEGQASETESHYHTVTLDDLNSPDWKVRLRKLEYMKEPTVEDLPVLEKALQDEKASIRRYAVMYFGMIEDVRVLPYLEKALKDSSVTVRRTAGDAMSDLGMTDAMPAMADALQDSNKIVRWRAAMFLYEVGDASVLPQLKEAANDPEFEVSLQIQLAIERIAEGKEAKGSIWKQMTEAVSKDSK; encoded by the coding sequence ATGCATATTGTCTCAATCGAACCTACTCCCAGTCCTCATACAATGAAGATCACACTATCTGTAGGACTTGGCAATGGGAAAAGCGAGCATTACAAAAAAGAAGATGTCGACGATGCACCGGTTTGGCTTCAACCAATTCTTTCTATAGAAGGAGTGAAAGCCGTTTATCACGTCGCAGACTTTCTCGCATTGGACCGTGTGCCTTCCTATGACTGGAAGCCTGTGCTTGCGAAGGTTCGAGCATTATTTGGCGAAGAGGATGAGGAGCATGCTGTCACCGAAGTGAAGGAAACCTTTGGTGAAGTTCGCGTCCATGTACAAAAATTTTCAGGGATCCCCATGCAACTAAAGCTTTCAGATGGGGAAACAGAGCAGCGAATTGCACTTCCCCAAGCTTTTACTGACGCCGTCATGCAAGCGCAAATGGATCAGGAAAACGTTGTGTTTGAACGGTCGTGGGAGGAGTATGGCGTTCGCTATGGGGCGCTTGAGGATGTTGGTGCTACGCTTGTCGAGGAATTGGTCGCCCTCTATCCAAATGAACGACTGAAAGCCCTCCAAGAAGGACAGGCTAGCGAGACCGAAAGTCATTACCATACTGTCACACTTGACGATTTAAACTCTCCAGACTGGAAAGTACGTTTACGCAAGCTTGAGTACATGAAAGAACCGACAGTTGAAGACCTCCCAGTGTTAGAAAAGGCGCTTCAAGATGAGAAAGCATCCATTCGCCGATATGCCGTCATGTATTTTGGCATGATCGAGGACGTGCGCGTTCTTCCTTATTTAGAAAAGGCATTAAAGGATTCATCTGTTACCGTTCGGCGAACGGCTGGAGACGCCATGTCTGATCTTGGCATGACAGATGCGATGCCGGCAATGGCTGATGCTTTGCAGGATAGCAACAAGATTGTCCGCTGGCGAGCGGCCATGTTCTTGTATGAGGTGGGAGATGCCTCTGTTCTGCCGCAGCTTAAGGAAGCAGCGAATGATCCTGAATTCGAAGTGAGCTTGCAAATTCAGCTCGCGATTGAGCGAATTGCCGAAGGAAAAGAAGCAAAGGGCTCTATTTGGAAACAAATGACGGAGGCTGTATCAAAGGATTCAAAATAA
- the metA gene encoding homoserine O-acetyltransferase MetA: protein MPINIPSNLPAKEVLEKEKIFVMDESRAYSQDIRPLNIAIFNIMPKKEEAETQHLRLLSNSPLQLNITLLHPSTHLSKTTDGKHLNAFYKTFEEVKDRNFDGMIITGAPIEHLDFCEVNYWNELSEMLDWTKTHVTSTLHVCWGAQAGLKHHYNIGKFKLEEKCFGVFEHQILEQNCDLLRGFDDRFFVPHSRHTNTRREDIESEEELTLLSYSEEAGVCLVQSKDKKQVFLTGHPEYETHSLADEYNRDITNGSPIDIPKNYFINDQPSQLPLHLWRAHANLLYMNWLNYYVYQATPYQW, encoded by the coding sequence ATGCCAATTAATATCCCATCAAACTTACCTGCGAAGGAAGTGCTTGAGAAAGAGAAAATATTCGTTATGGACGAGAGCCGAGCATATTCACAGGATATTCGTCCATTGAATATCGCTATCTTTAATATTATGCCAAAAAAAGAAGAAGCAGAGACGCAGCATTTGCGCTTGCTCAGTAATTCTCCATTGCAATTAAATATTACGCTGCTTCATCCCTCAACACATCTATCCAAGACAACGGACGGCAAGCATTTAAACGCGTTTTATAAAACCTTTGAAGAAGTCAAAGACCGGAATTTTGACGGTATGATTATTACAGGCGCCCCGATTGAACATCTTGATTTCTGTGAAGTGAACTATTGGAATGAACTTAGCGAAATGCTAGATTGGACGAAGACTCACGTAACGTCGACACTGCACGTCTGTTGGGGGGCTCAGGCGGGATTAAAGCATCATTACAACATTGGCAAATTTAAACTAGAGGAAAAGTGCTTTGGCGTCTTTGAACATCAGATTCTTGAACAAAACTGTGACCTCCTCAGAGGCTTTGACGATCGCTTTTTTGTGCCTCATTCACGGCATACCAATACACGCCGTGAGGACATTGAATCTGAAGAAGAGCTGACGCTTCTGTCATACTCTGAAGAAGCAGGCGTGTGCCTCGTTCAAAGCAAAGACAAAAAACAAGTGTTTCTTACCGGCCATCCCGAATACGAGACCCATTCCTTAGCCGACGAGTACAATCGCGATATCACAAATGGGTCACCAATTGATATACCAAAAAATTATTTTATCAACGATCAACCAAGCCAGCTCCCCCTCCACCTCTGGAGAGCACACGCAAACCTCCTCTACATGAACTGGCTCAACTATTACGTTTACCAAGCCACACCATATCAATGGTGA
- a CDS encoding zinc-finger domain-containing protein, whose translation MKQKSAIVEVGKLLDEYCEGCFLKTHNKKRMGKRSAHQFCIQNCTVGQQLKALGSILENEDKQPTKNSVDDQ comes from the coding sequence GTGAAACAAAAAAGTGCTATTGTAGAAGTCGGAAAACTTCTTGATGAATATTGTGAAGGCTGTTTTTTAAAAACGCACAATAAAAAACGAATGGGCAAGCGTAGTGCCCATCAATTCTGCATTCAAAACTGTACAGTAGGTCAGCAGTTAAAGGCATTGGGAAGCATTTTGGAGAATGAAGATAAGCAGCCAACGAAAAACAGCGTCGATGACCAATAA
- a CDS encoding RNase H family protein, translating into MNIQIQWTYTKKGINDISFVSDFLDGKEVLKWLEDARRTGRMGSIELVDEQGRTWNEKNLKQYLQKESEAPSEVQGWFDGNFDKETHCAGLGIYITYTQQQRKHQLRKNRVLNELASNNEAEYAALWMLANELKDLNVMSDVTIHGDSMNVIHGMAKDWAIYDDVLQSWAERIDQNVQSLQVPIHWKLISSKENKRCDQLAEQALLGISIESHSSAD; encoded by the coding sequence ATGAACATTCAAATCCAATGGACGTATACTAAAAAAGGCATAAATGACATTTCGTTTGTTTCAGATTTTCTAGATGGAAAAGAAGTATTGAAGTGGCTAGAAGATGCTAGACGCACTGGACGAATGGGGAGCATTGAACTCGTTGACGAGCAAGGGAGAACATGGAATGAAAAGAATTTAAAACAGTACTTGCAAAAGGAAAGCGAAGCCCCTTCAGAAGTGCAGGGATGGTTTGACGGAAACTTTGACAAAGAAACACACTGTGCTGGGCTTGGCATTTACATTACGTACACACAGCAGCAAAGAAAGCACCAGCTTCGAAAAAATCGTGTATTGAATGAATTGGCTTCCAACAATGAAGCGGAATATGCAGCTTTGTGGATGCTTGCGAACGAACTGAAAGATTTAAACGTTATGTCTGATGTGACGATTCACGGGGATTCCATGAATGTGATTCATGGGATGGCGAAGGATTGGGCAATCTATGATGACGTGTTACAATCATGGGCAGAGCGAATTGATCAAAACGTACAATCATTGCAAGTTCCTATACACTGGAAGCTCATTTCATCAAAGGAAAATAAACGATGTGACCAGCTGGCCGAACAAGCTCTTTTAGGAATATCAATTGAAAGTCATTCATCTGCTGATTGA
- a CDS encoding reverse transcriptase-like protein: MADVYIDGASAGNPGPSGAGFVVIHEGKVTEKSIPLPALTNHEAEWEALLAAVKFCQAEGIQNVFVKTDSQLIERAVESCYVKKPLYRISLDEVLAISQSFALFFVKWIPESQNKKADQLARRAIQVSKRS; the protein is encoded by the coding sequence ATGGCTGATGTTTATATTGACGGCGCGAGTGCAGGAAATCCAGGCCCATCTGGCGCTGGGTTTGTCGTGATCCACGAGGGAAAAGTAACAGAAAAATCGATTCCCCTGCCCGCACTTACAAACCATGAAGCAGAATGGGAGGCCTTGCTTGCCGCTGTTAAGTTTTGTCAAGCAGAAGGCATTCAAAACGTGTTCGTAAAAACTGATTCACAACTCATTGAACGAGCTGTTGAAAGCTGCTATGTGAAAAAGCCACTTTATCGCATTTCATTGGATGAAGTGTTAGCTATCTCGCAATCGTTTGCGCTTTTTTTCGTCAAGTGGATTCCTGAAAGCCAAAATAAAAAAGCTGATCAATTGGCTCGCCGCGCGATTCAAGTGAGCAAACGATCATAA
- a CDS encoding DUF6123 family protein produces the protein MSALDLGTYIDQLNGRGFRFTHSDIMFIHFAQKYTDANDAVMIYALELVLSLKFSFDSSFYIALVEQLLENKVSSKKDAIALAKKLGLYDRLLT, from the coding sequence TTGTCAGCATTAGACCTTGGAACCTATATAGATCAACTGAACGGGCGAGGCTTTCGCTTCACTCACAGCGACATTATGTTCATTCACTTTGCCCAAAAATATACAGATGCAAATGACGCTGTCATGATTTATGCGCTAGAGCTTGTTTTGTCATTAAAGTTCAGCTTTGACTCAAGTTTTTACATCGCGCTCGTTGAGCAATTGCTTGAAAATAAAGTAAGCTCTAAAAAAGACGCGATTGCGCTTGCAAAAAAACTTGGTCTTTATGATCGTTTGCTCACTTGA